ccaatgcaggtcagctggcccaatctcaacggttgtaatctctcatacaattacagctgaataggcatcagttttagcccaaagatttcatattttttatgtcatatccctctgctcacatcagtctgtttctatgcaaagcagccctgcacaagttttcaggacacgggcacaacagcaagcctctaacacaaactgcttctagcctagtcctggcaaagctctttctcaccctcataagccaaacctcacagtccatagttcttactgaattcgggtctttcaactctgaccagaatagtccatcaagctatattgATAGTACTgggtctcttaggccaaggtttcaaatccttccacattcctcttgaaaatcaactccaaagggCCAAAAGTCACACACTCAAGTGTCTAGCAGTAATGACAccatttctcagtaccaactttactgttgcagtcaggtttgcattgctgtcagaaaatacctgaccaagagcagcttgtgtggggaaaagggggcctattttggcttacacactcaaggggaggctccatgatggcagggggaaatgacagcatgagcagagagtggacatcacctcctggccaacatcagatggacaacagcaaaaggagagtgtgccaaacactggcaagggggagttggCAATCAcatccataagcctacccccaaaaaaacactgcctctaggaggtgttaattcccaaatctccatcagcttgaatgtttgaatatcattgaatctccaacctagcattcagaataaccAAGTTTATGTATCtccaacctagcattcagaataaccaagtttatgggggacacctaaatcaaactaccacaaggtgattgcctgtgaagcctaaggacccaagtttgattctccagtacccacataagccagatgcacaaggtggcacatgtgtctggagtttgtttgcagtggctggaggccctgaggcacccattctctctgtctctctctttctcaaataaataaatatatctatttttaaaatacctgaaggtgggctggagagatagcctagcagtaAAGgaacttaccagcaaagccaaaagaccccagtacccatgtaaaactagatgaaCACGGTGGCacttttgtctggagtttgtttgtagtggctggaggcattggtgtgtccattcattctctctctctctctctctctctctctctctctctctctctctcacacacacacacacacacacacacacacacacacgctctcgttctgtctttcttgctctctgtctctctctgcttacaaataaataaaataattttaaagataccTGAGAGaatcaacttaaaaagaaaaaaaaatttggctAGGCacggtggttcatgcctttaatcacagcactcatgaGATAGGcataggagggtcgccatgagtttgaggccacactgacactacatagtgaattccaggtcagcctgggccagagtgaggccctacctcagaaaaaagaaaaaaaaaaaaaaaaccaacgttttcactcacagttttggagattGCATCACATGAGTGTTTAGCCCGTTGCTTTAGGCTATGATGAGGGTTAAGCTGGGATCACGCAGCACAGCAACActgctcacttcatgaccaaaatacagaaggagagaggaaaatggccatgcatgatggtacatgtctataatctcagcactcaggaggctgaggcaggaggatcttgagatCCATaaagcctgggttacatcacaAGGCCCTgactcagagagagaaggagggagggaggaaggaaaggagggagagagggagaaaaaatgagcaaaaagaggagggagggaggaagggagcaaAGAAGAGACTAGAGTCTCACTGTTCCCTTTGGTCACACTCCTAGTAAACTGAAGACCTCCTGCTAGGCCTTCCCTGTAATATCTCACAACCCATCAGTGACCCCGCTGTAAGGAACAAACCCTGAACAAGAGCCTTTTGAGTACATTCAAGACAAACTATAGTGCTATGCAGGAGGACTTTCAGAAAAGCAAGGTAATTGATTTCCCAAGGAAGGATGGGCAGAGATGGATTGAGATCTCCTTACCACTTCTACTGGCTTCATAGTTTAGCAATACTTTCTATCAGAATAAGGTACTTGGCCATCTGCCAAGTGAAAATATGAGAGCTATGGCTGAGGAGATATCTTAGTCAGTAGTGTACttgcatgaggacctaaattgcCAAAATCCACATaacaaagccaggcacagtggcttaTGCTTGTAATACCAGTGCCAACAAGGCAGAGAAAGGTGGATCAGCCAGTCTATATCACTTGGCAAGCACCAAGCCAATGAAAGatcttgcatcaaaaaaaaaaaaaaaaccgtggggatggagaggtagctcagcaattaagctgcttgctcacaaagcctaatgacccaggttcaatacccacaaagtggcacatgcacctggagtttgtttgcaggagcaagaggccctggtgtgtgcgctctcgctctctcgcgctctccctctctctctctctctctctctctctctctctctctctctctctcctttcaaattaataaataaaactggttGGCACCTGAGGGACAACACCTGAGATTGCCCTcaagcctccacatgcacataaacatacatgcatgtTCTCCCATACCCAcctacacctacacacacacacacacacacacacacacacacacacacgtgtgcaaggGTGTGAATGAGAGTtgtgggctggcaagatggctctgcagttacaggcacttgcttgcaaagcctgatagccaaattttacttccccagtacccacataaagtgactTGTGTCTCTAAttagtttgcaacagcaagaggtcctggtgtgtacaGTGCgtatgtgtctcaaataaataaattaaaatattcttgaaaAAGAATGAGAGttagaaattttcttttcccttgaattgtttgttttgtgtgtgctcCTATGcatacagatgcacatggtgtgcatgtggagaccagaaggcAGGCTTGGGTGTTATGTTATTCCTCAGGAATACTGTCTATCTTCTTATTATTGTTGTGGacataggatctctcactggcctgtagCTCACCATATTAGGCTTGACTAGTTGAtcaacaaggctcagggatccatctgtctctgcaCCCATAGcgctgagattataagcacatACCACCATACAAGCTTTTTTTGATGTTTACACAGCAAACACTTCACAGACCAAGGCCTCTCCCTAgccccaggtttttgttttaacatGAAGAGAGGTATGCCAGAACTCATTAACCCAATTTGATTTTCTCAGTGTACACAAAATTTCTAAATTCATGTCTGAGCTGTCCCAATCTGAGCTGCCAGCAGCACTATAGATAAATGTGAAGTGTTGCTGTGGGTAGCTCCTCCCCACTTCCTTCCATGCACCCCACTGTGCCCCCAGTGCTCCAGGTCAAAATGTTACTAAGGGCTTTGCCTGTTTCATTTCAGAAATGGATCAAGTTTAAAAGGGACTTTGCTAATTTCAAGACTCAATGTATTCCCTGGGAAATGAAGATCAAGGACATTGAAAGTGAGTGTTTTGATATCACTGTGTAGTTGATTTGAAGTCTTTCAAGAGCTTCGATTATGTTCTTGACCTTCTGACTACACCATCTCATAGCTTCTGCTATATGAGAAAAACAATGGGTTTGGGGCATGTATAGAACCCACATTTCAGTCCAGCTTCCTGTGTGGGACTTGAGGTAGCTCACTTAACACCACAGGACTTCAGGTTGTTTGTCTGGAAAAAGAAACTGGAGACCAGGATGTTCATTCCACAGACTGATGTGACCCCAGAGACCACTGCACACACAGCGCTCAGTGGTCCACTTTCCCCATCTGCGCACTTCTATTCACTCTTTTCCCTCCAGGTCACTTTGGGTCTTCAGTGGCATCATACTTCATCTTTCTCCGATGGATGTATGGAGTCAACCTCGTGCTTTTTGGCTTAATATTTGGTCTAGTCATTATCCCAGAGGTAAGAAAAAAATTTCCTGTATCTTAAGGTAGTATTGAGGCCTTACTACATCTTCATTTACACttctaaaatatactttttatttttttattattgacaacttccataattatagacaataaaccatgataattcccttccccctcactttccccttcacaactccattctccatcatatcccctcccactctcaatcagtccttttattttatatatttatttattggggggggttcgaggtaggatctctctctagcccaggctgacctggaattcactatgtactctcagggtgaccttgaactcacggtgatcctcctacctctgcttcccaatgctgggattaaaggtgggtgcccagctctttcttttattttgatgtcatgatcttttactcctattatactggtcttgtgtaggtagtgccaggcactgcaaggtcatggatatctggaccattttgtgtctggaggagcgtgatgtaaagagtcctacccttcctttgactcttacattctttctaccaccttttccacaatggaccctgagccttggaaggtgtgatagagatgtttcagtgctgagaactcctctgtcacttcttcttagcactatggtgccgtctgagtcatcccaaggtcactgccatctgaaaagagaagcttatctaaccaaaaatgagcatataatatatgggtatgaacattaagaaaagtgcttacctgaTTAAGCTTTAATTGTCTCCTTAGCCAATCACATGTTAAAGACTATGgggtcttcttgttttctttaactGGTCATCTTGCATCTATTCAAATCTTGATCAGAGTTTCCAGAAGGACTGCAATAGGTTTGAAAAACAGACTTATCATTATTGATTTGGTGCTTCCCAGAGATCTAGTTCACAGTTAATTGTTGCTCTCTAATACAACTGACCATTGAAAATTGGACAACAGTTTATTGTTTGGTAACAATGTCAGTTGTTAAGCCTTGACATTTCaattaaaacacaaattttaGTTATAACTCAATGCGAACTCAACAGTTGTATTTGGAgttaaattattttaacaaataaatttatttaatgaaaaaaaagtgcttacagcaggtgtggtggcgcacgcctttaatcctagcacttgggaggcagaggtaggaggatttccatgagtttgaggccaccttgagactccatagtgaattccaggtcagtctgggctagagtgagaccctaccttgaaaaacaaacaaaaatacagtgtTGTCGCGGGCGAACTCCTTGTTCGCCTTCTTGCTGAGCGTGATGGCGGCGCTCACCTTCGGCTgcttcaccaccaccaccttcaaAGACAGGAGCGTTCCGGTGCAACTGCACGTCTCTCGAATCATGCTAAAAAATGTTGAAGACTTCACTGGACCTAGAGAAAGAAGTGATCTGGGGTTCATTACATTTGATATAACTGCTGATCTAGAAAACGTATTTGACTGGAATGTTAAacagttatttctttatttatcagCAGAATATTCAACAAAAAATAATGCTCTGAACCAAGTTGTCCTTTGGGACAAGATTGTTCTGAGAGGTGATAATCCGAAGCTACCGTTGAaagatatgaaaacaaaatattttttctttgatgatGGAAATGGTCTCAAGGGGAATAGGAATGTCACTTTAACCCTGTCTTGGAATGTTGTACCAAATGCTGGAATTCTACCTCTTGTGATGGGATCAGGACATGTATCTGtaaaaaaaagtgcttacagggcagtttggtgagcataatatatgtatttagccagacactagcaggtgTTATACCCCTCGGGCTCATGATTTCCCATCATAAGCTTTCAGTGTCCAACATGTATTTTCTTcatgtggagtgggcctctaatCCAGttaggttggtttcccccataacagacatgccactattacacctataagctcacttggcctggctagccaatattaaggcttgcagtgtccactgttgtttatctccactaatgacttctctctctcccattgagctgcatgcatcatagcttattccagctttctgtgagctggtctatagggagcaggttttcagctcagctccaacaataTTTCTCAAtgcccttgcagcccaagcatgtggagtcttcagcaatgctctttggctttttaaggtaaggtctcactctagcccaggctgacctggaattcactatgtagtctcatggtggccttgaactcatgtgatcctcctacctctgcctcctgagtgctgggattaaaggtatgcaccaccatacccaggcaaaatactctcttttattttaaactaGAATCAGctgttcattttccttttttatttttttaatatttttatttgcaaggggtaaGGGCCataccaggatctcctgccactgcaaacaaattccagatgtatgtgtcactttgtgcacctggctttacataagcactggggaattgaacctgagcattTAGGCTTTgcaataccttaaccactgggcaatctctccagtccccctgttcctttttgagacaagaccttgctatgtagcctaggctgcccccaaactcacaatcctccctaTTGGCCTCTTaggtgccaggattataggcatgaaccacaatACCCAACTTTGTTTTAAATTCTATGTTCATATCAATATCTCATGCTTATGTTTCTGACTAAATGGATAGACATGGAGTGGACAATGATGGATCCATGATTTAGaatacttcctgtgcaagcatgagggcctaaggagGCTGAGAGACTGCTCAAGTTCAAACCTCTAGGACCAACATACAcagctgtgtgtggccacacacatttgtaaccccagtcccataggggGCAGAGATTATAGACAGCAGAATtggcaaaatgaataaataaataaataaataatacagtaaGCCTCCAGGATTAATAAATCTTGAGTCAAGTAAGAATAGGCAAAAAAACAACAGAGTGGCATACCCAATattccactctggccaccacaggcaagcacaccctGCCACAGGCAATCACACGGGTGCCATGTGGGCATATACACCACATACCATGTTAaatacacacataagcaaaatAATATTAGAGAGCTCAGTTTTCTACCTTTCATCTGACCTTAGATGAGTGGAAAATTAATATAACCGTGTTTTTTCTTGTACCCTTGAAAACAAGTAGGCAAAATTAAGCAAAAACTGAGTAAACTACAAGAAAATAGTTATCATAAGCTGAAATATATCTTGAAgtagaaaaagaatatttttctggAGGAGAGTATTCGAAGTGTTACAAAGTCctagtgattttgtttttcttaatacaTAATTAGGTAATTAATTTTCATTAAGACCAACTGCATAATGTGTTATATATACTACTTTATGTGCAACATATTTCCCAACAAGAGTATAAATTAAAaccaaacaggggctggagagatggtccagcagttaaggagcttgcctgccaagttcagttccccagtacccacatatagccagatgcacaaagtagcacgcacatctggagtttgttagcaggggttagacaccctggcatgtgctctctcactctctctctctctccaccccaccctgccaggtgtggttgtgatcaggaggcaaaggtaggaggatcactgtgagtttaagaccagcctgagactgcaaagtgaattccagatcagcctggactagggcaagaccctattgtgaaaaaaagaaagaaggaaaggaaggaaggaaggagaggaaggaaggaaggaaggaaggaaggaaggaaggaaggaaggaaggaaggaaggaaggaaggaaggaaggaaagagggaaggaaagagggaaggaaagagggaagggaaagaaaggttgggctcggtggcacatgcctgtaatcctagagcttgggcagaggcagaaggattgctacaAATTAAAGACCAGTAGGAatatacaatgagaccctgcctcacaaagaagaaagagagacaggtggcatatgcctttattctcagcagttgagaggcagaggcaggaggatcactgtgagttcaaggctagcctgagactacagagtatgttctaggtcagcctgggctagagtgagacactacctcatgCTGATAGAGCAAGAATTAGCCAGTTTATATATGCCGCTATAGCTCACATTTCTTCCCTTACACTTCTGTCATTCTGTCCCTACACAAGGTACTGATGGGCATGCCCTATGGAAGCATTCCCAGAAAGACTGTGCCTCGGGCTGAGGAAGAAAAAGCCATGGATTTTTCTGTCCTTTGGGATTTTGAGGTACAATTGCCAACATGTCAATGTATGCCCAGTTTTGTGATAATAAGGTGAAATATTACATAGACAATCATTGTATTTAATTGTTGTAAAACAATTGTTTTAATCAAATAAGATTCTAGCATTAGACAAAATGCTTTCTCCATCCCGCTCACCTCTGTGTTGACTAACACACTTGTTTTACCAGGACTACTGCCAGAACCTTCTACCTCTCCTCCTTGCCTAGGTCACAAAATCTTTATTTCCTTTGCTGCCAgagtgaattttcttttttaaaaaatatttcatgtatttacttatttgagagagagacaaagggaataggcatgctagggcctccagacattgcagatgaactccagatgcatgcaccaccttatgcatctagtttacacagggactgggaaatcgaacctgggtccttaggctttgtaggcaagtacctcaaccattaactcatctctctagccctcttttttgttttgttttggcttttgtttgaggtagggtctcactctactccagactgactctgtagtcccaggctggcctccaactcatggctatcctcctacctttatctcccaaatgctgagattaaaggtatgcaccaccacacctggctcaaagtgAACTTTCTAAAATGCACATCTGAGCCTCccactctcctacctcagctatTCACTGCTTCACTTCCCAATGGCAATAAAGCTATTGCCCTTCACTAGGTTTACAGAAGGACTATTTGACACCAGACTTCACATCCCAGGCCTGTGTTTAAGACCTCACACTTCAATGCTTCATATTCTCCAAGTTTAGGAAAACCTTTGAACACATGCCAGCCACAGCTTTAATGCCTCACTACCTTGATCATGGTCCCTTGCAATGGTCTTCAATCCTTTCTGAGTCCCTACTCTCACATCCACTGGTCTGAAGCTTCTAGTTTCATAGGTAGTATAGTATGCCCATGCCATATGGGCAAGGTACTGCCCATAGCAGGCCACCAGGGCTGGCATTCTCAGTCAAATTTAGATTCACTCAGAAATgtgtggcaggggctggagagatagctggcttagcggttaaggcacttgcctttaaagcaaaaggacccaggttcgattccccaggacccaccatattcacaaggtggcacatgtgtctggagttcgtttgcagtggctgaaggccctggcaccctctctctctccctctctctctctccctttctctctctctctctttctctctctctctctccccatttctccccaccccaataaataaaaataaaataaagtttaaaaaaataagtgtggcAGCAAGTTGGAATAATTTCCCAAGGtaccaacctaagacaggccatggagtggcttctcagcgagctaaacacccaatgacaggtaagatccccagagggggacaacctaagacaggggccatggtgactaatgctcttacaaaagcaaaagggggagatgttgggctctgaaaggacCAGGCGCgaggcccagtggaacttcctgagcctagctaaagtttggcaacctgtttctggccagctaggactcagcaagatgcctagtggcttctggcctgccacctccacatGGCAATTAATTACACTTTCAATAGTtacggtttactattggcccttacctcttcccccatctcaaaatccccgccttcgtccacaacatgatataggcaactgctcagggtaataaagcaagttttttctgtgagttcctgcatctgaaagactcccaactcagtgtggtttttctccggtggccaggagaggtctgggtcatccgacgctcatcatccttctcaacctctagggaggaaccagcaggcctggtccttccctcgacactacctacctgaccgggaaggagccccgcacatTGTTCCTAGGGCTTTCCTTTATTTCACCCAAGGATCCCTGTTGATATAACCTACGTATAAAACCCAAGATGAATTAGTTCCACAGCaattctttgttttatatttagcaAGGACGTTTAAAAGGTGCTAAAATCTAAATTAACACTGAATTTCAATAAGTTAACCTTAAATGCATTCATTACACCTAAGGCCAACTATActttaaagccaaaataaaataaaacaaagtttgaAGTTCGATTACACTGTGAACCTTATCATATGTATTTGTCTTGAGAAGTTTTGAAATATTGAGGAAGTCACAAACTCCTAATCTAACACTGGTGTTAAGACCCCAGGGGTGGAAGAAGATACTATGTGAACTCTATGTGTAAGTACATGTTCATGGGCTGcttttctctccttgtctctccctctctctccctctctttctctctctctctctctctctctctctctctctctctctctctctctctttctctttcctatatCTCCACTCTGTAATGGAAGAATAAAGGGAGTGAAGAGGGGTTATAAAAGGACCCTGGATGTGCTCTGGAGACACTGGAGGGATAGGGTGAAGGGAAGAACTGTAATATTCAGGAATTTTCCTTCTACCCTGCAAATTCCAGTAAAAACTCCGAGACAGAAGTCTCTGATAGAATGAAAGTCATTACTATCTGTTCTAAACTTATAAACCCAGAGACTATGTCTTTCTATCCTACAGGGCTACATCAAGTATTCTGCTCTCTTCTATGGCTACTACAACAACCAAAGGACCATTGGGTGGCTGAGGTACAGGCTGCCCATGGCTTATTTTATGGTGGGGGTCAGCGTGTTTGGATACAGCCTGATGATTGTCATTAGATCGTAAGTACAACTGTCTCATTTATAGGTTTTGACTTTTCTTCATTCAAAAAGCTCACTTCTCCAGTCCCTCTGCTTACATACTTCCTAGTGGtgcagttagaaagaaaacaaagaaacaaatatagcAAGCAAATACATATTATAATGTGTGGTATAAAAGACAAATTGGGTAATATGGGAAGGTCTGGTAAATGGGATGAAGACTCCTTTACGTGAAGCTGAGAAAAGTCAGCCATAGTGAAAGTTTGAGACACATTGTTTTAAACAGAAAAGGGGTGTGTATCAAAGACCTGAAGACAAACGATCCTGGTGGTCCTATCAAGATAGTCTATCCAGTCATCCAAAGTGTCAAAAGGTCAGTGTGGCTTAAGAGGGAATATGAGACCTGGTGAGGTGAGACTGGAGGTTTGCAAGGCACGTTTCTGTGTTTATCCAAGGCTTAGCTTCCTGAGAAAAAAGAgtgtgagggatggagagatttctcagtagttaaggtgcttatttgcaatgcctaacaacctggggttcgattccccaggacccacataaagccaaatgcacaaagtttgacagcatctggagttcgtttgcagtggctggaggccttggtgtccccattctctctctctctctctcttccatctatctctctgtgcttgaaaataaacaaataattaaaaaaagagtgagtgggctggagagatggcttagaggttaagcgcttgcctgtgaagcctaaggacccctgttcgaggctcggttccccaggtcccacgttagccagatgcacaagggggtgcacgtgtctggagttcgtttgcagaggctggaagccctggcgcgcccattctctccctctccctctatctgactttctctctgtgtctgtcgctctcaaataaataaataaataatttaaaaaaaaaaagaatgagtgagtgagtgagtgagagagagaaaaaccatctatggtggtgcacacctttaaccccagcacttgtgaggcagagataggaggatccccatgagtttgaggccaccctgagactgaattccaggtcagcctgagctacagtaagaccctacctcaaaaataaataaatataaaaagaggaaaaactgTGTGTCCTGACACTTATAAAGATATAAACAAGAGGGCCAAGTGAGGTagtgaacatctttaatcccagcactcaggaggcagaagtaggaggatcaccatttcaaggccaccctgagactacctagtgatttccaagtcagtctgagctagagtgacactctacctcaaaaaaaatatatataaacaataaatatatacCAGATGAATGTGTATGGCTGTGATTAACCATGGCAGCCTCTCTTAGGCCAGCTCTACCTGTTTGTGTGGTCAGAGAAGGCATTTTAGTATGCCTGTGCCTCTTAATTCATACTCTGTGAAGAAAAACAGCATTGTCCCAGTCCATTAATTGCCTTCTTGGAAATCAAGGGACCTCAACACCAAAACAACAGGACACCTGCATGGTCACCAAttcaagcctgacaaccagggccCATTGGCACCTCAGCAGAGCCACAGGGGCCACTTCTAGGGGAGCATGGAATCTGTCTCCAGGTCAGGAGTCGAGCCCTCTTAAGGAAGGACTATGAAGGTATCATCTCTAACTGTCTATCACATAACCTCAGGGGAAAGTGCTGTCACTTACAAGGCCCTCCCCACACTGCATAGTGTCCTCTCGGTGATATCTGGCCACCTGGCTCTATTATACAATAGGGAAAAACAAAGAGGTTGGTCTTAGTTTTGTTCTTCATGATATTACTTTTTGCCTCTCCAATCTCATGGATATGGAATGTTTCTGTGATGAACAAAAAGCAGTTAGGTCCTCCAGAACAGAAAATCCAAAACAGCCAACAGGCAAGATAGGAAGGAACACAAAACCCTAGAGTATCTGATGGAACCCTGCTTAGCATTCTGTGATCAACACAGGCCTGAGTGCCTGGGAGCACACAGAGCCTGAGGCAGGTAGGATGACACAGAGGGGCAACACGGGACTTTCAGCCAAGCTTGCTTAAGAAAACAAAGTATGAACCCAATGGTCCTACCAACCTCctaggcagggggtggggggcttaCCAAGTTCAAGACATATACTCAATGCAAAAGAATAGACTTAAAAGGACATATTTCTTTCTG
Above is a window of Jaculus jaculus isolate mJacJac1 chromosome 8, mJacJac1.mat.Y.cur, whole genome shotgun sequence DNA encoding:
- the LOC101613611 gene encoding signal peptidase complex subunit 3-like, producing the protein TVLSRANSLFAFLLSVMAALTFGCFTTTTFKDRSVPVQLHVSRIMLKNVEDFTGPRERSDLGFITFDITADLENVFDWNVKQLFLYLSAEYSTKNNALNQVVLWDKIVLRGDNPKLPLKDMKTKYFFFDDGNGLKGNRNVTLTLSWNVVPNAGILPLVMGSGHVSKKNIFLEESIRSVTKS